From the genome of Aquila chrysaetos chrysaetos chromosome 12, bAquChr1.4, whole genome shotgun sequence, one region includes:
- the C2CD4C gene encoding C2 calcium-dependent domain-containing protein 4C, with protein MWLLERLRGVAENGGSRGAGPEESPRGSRYSNVLTPDKIPDFFIPPKLSAAPAEAEGPEPPAAPALGPSASEQDLAGRKPPRSPRPSSRSRPRAAGRHIIQIESAEDWTAEGGFGTNVDPQAQTAMSLPYVPKAQTSYGFATLVESPHTRRKESLFHSEHSSLCPSPATSPSAQRRAKLNGESGPRAPADLGAALMHPGRYFSGGESDTCSSAESSPFGSPLLSRSVSLLKIFSQESQSKVIKLKHSVARNSSLSTDDSSADTSPSAQRRARSAPAGGQPPAALLPLDLPPGRDRERSLRLSQGGSLRLAADYDPSNARLRVRLVSAEDLYDALVDLRSINCCVSLCLNPGKLQKQRSTIVKNSRNPIFNEDFFFDGLGPGHARKMSLKLKVVNKGSSLKRDTLLGEKELPLTALLSCL; from the coding sequence ATGTGGCTCCTGGAGCGGCTGCGCGGTGTGGCGGAGAATGGTGGGTCCCGGGGTGCGGGGCCGGAAGAGTCCCCTCGGGGGTCCCGCTACAGCAACGTCCTCACCCCTGACAAGATCCCCGACTTCTTCATCCCACCCAAGCTGAGTGCAGCGCCCGCCGAGGCCGAGGGCCCTGAGCCCCCCGCAGCGCCCGCCCTGGGCCCCTCAGCCTCAGAGCAGGACCTGGCCGGGCGCAAACCCCCACGCAGCCCACGGCCGTCCAGCCGGTCCCGGCCACGGGCTGCTGGCCGGCACATCATCCAGATTGAGAGTGCCGAGGACTGGACAGCTGAGGGGGGCTTTGGCACCAACGTGGACCCGCAGGCACAGACGGCCATGTCGCTGCCCTACGTGCCCAAGGCACAGACCTCCTATGGCTTTGCCACGCTGGTGGAGAGTCCCCACACACGGCGCAAAGAGTCGCTTTTCCACAGTGAGCACAGCAGCCTCTGCCCCTCGCCGGCCACCTCACCCAGTGCCCAGCGCAGAGCCAAGCTCAATGGCGAGAGTGGGCCCCGGGCGCCCGCTGACCTGGGCGCAGCCCTCATGCACCCCGGCCGCTACTTCAGCGGTGGTGAAAGCGACACGTGCTCCTCAGCCGAGTCCTCGCCCTTCGGCTCCCCGCTGCTCTCCCGCTCTGTTTCCCTGCTGAAGATCTTCAGCCAGGAAAGCCAGTCCAAGGTCATCAAGCTGAAGCACTCAGTGGCCCGCAACAGCTCGCTGTCCACTGACGACAGCTCAGCTGACACCAGCCCCAGCGCCCAGCGCCGCGCCAGGAGCGCCCCGGCTGGGGGGCAGCCACCcgctgccctgctgcccctgGACCTGCCACCAGGCCGTGACCGGGAGCGCAGCCTGCGGCTCAGCCAGGGTGGGAGCCTGCGCCTGGCTGCTGACTACGACCCCTCCAACGCCCGGCTGCGCGTGCGGCTCGTCTCCGCCGAGGACCTCTACGATGCCCTCGTCGACCTGCGCAGCATCAACTGCTGCGTCTCCCTGTGCCTCAACCCCGggaagctgcagaagcagcGCAGCACCATCGTCAAGAACAGCCGCAACCCCATCTTCAACGAGGACTTCTTCTTTGATGGGCTGGGCCCCGGCCACGCCAGGAAGATGTCCCTGAAGCTCAAGGTGGTCAACAAGGGCAGCAGCCTTAAGCGGGACACGCTGCTGGGAGAGAAGGAGCTGCCGCTCACCGCCCTCCTGTCCTGCCTGTAG